CGCGATGTGGATCGGATGCTGGATGTGTTGGATCGGAAGGCGCGGGAGCACAAATATACGGTGATGATGGGGCGCACCCACGGGGTGCATGCTGAACCCACCACGTTTGGGCTGAAGATGGCTCTGTGGCGGGAGGAGATGAAACGGAACAAAGAGCGGTTGGAGAAGGCAGTCCGTACCGTGGCTGTCGGCAAGATTTCCGGGGCGGTGGGAACCTACGCCAACATCGATCCGTTTGTGGAGAAGTATGTATGCGAAAAGCTGGGTCTGATACCGGCTCCGATCTCCACGCAAACCCTGCAACGGGACCGCCATGCTGAATACCTGTCCACGTTGGCCTTGATCGCCACCAGCTTGGAGAAGTTCGCAGTGGAGATCCGGGGGTTGCAGAAGAGTGAGACACGGGAAGTGGAAGAGGCATTCGGCAAAGGACAAAAAGGATCTTCTGCCATGCCTCATAAACGAAACCCCATCGGATCCGAAAATATCACGGGGCTGGCACGGGTGGTTCGCGGTCATATGGTGACGGCTTATGAAAATGTTCCCTTATGGCATGAACGGGATATCTCTCACTCGTCAGCGGAACGGGTGATCTTGCCCGACACCACGATTCTGTTGAATTACATGTTGAATCGGCTGGCCGGCATCATCGAAAACCTGACCGTTTTCCCGGAAAACATGAAGCGGAACATGGAACGCACGTACGGTTTGATCTATTCACAGCGGGTGCTCCTCACGTTGATCGATAAGGGATTAAAACGGGAAGCCGCTTATGACCGGGTGCAGCGCTTGGCGATGCAGGCCTGGGAGGAAGCCGTTCCATTCCGGGGCTTGGTGGAGGGCGACGAAACCATCACGGGTATTCTCACCCCGGAGGAGATTGCGGATTGCTTTGACTATCGCCATCACCTGAAACGGGTGGATGAGATCTTTGCGCGGCTGGGGCTGGATTGACACAGATGGAGGGAGCGATGGGGATGAAACGGGGCGACCTGTTGTACGAGGGCAAGGCCAAAAAGATCTATCGCACGGAAGACCCCGATGTGGTGTGGGTGGAATACAAGGATGACGCCA
Above is a window of Desmospora profundinema DNA encoding:
- the purB gene encoding adenylosuccinate lyase, which encodes MIERYTREEMGSIWTDENRYRAWLEVEILACEAWAELGVIPREDVDRIRKNARIDVDRILEIEQETRHDVVAFTRAVAETLGDESKWVHYGLTSTDVVDTALSFLLRQANEILLRDVDRMLDVLDRKAREHKYTVMMGRTHGVHAEPTTFGLKMALWREEMKRNKERLEKAVRTVAVGKISGAVGTYANIDPFVEKYVCEKLGLIPAPISTQTLQRDRHAEYLSTLALIATSLEKFAVEIRGLQKSETREVEEAFGKGQKGSSAMPHKRNPIGSENITGLARVVRGHMVTAYENVPLWHERDISHSSAERVILPDTTILLNYMLNRLAGIIENLTVFPENMKRNMERTYGLIYSQRVLLTLIDKGLKREAAYDRVQRLAMQAWEEAVPFRGLVEGDETITGILTPEEIADCFDYRHHLKRVDEIFARLGLD